In the Halococcus salifodinae DSM 8989 genome, CAGTATTTCTCGCTGCCGACCCACGACGCGCTCGACACCGGACGGAAACTCCTGCTCAACGCCGAAGAGGACGGCCCGAACCACGTCGCGCCGCTCTCGGCGGTGGCCCCCGAGTACGCTCCCGAGGGCCGGGAACTCCTGAGCGCGACCTTCCTCGGCGACCCAGACGAGAGCGACGATGAACTCGCCAGACAGGTCAAGCGGACGCTCGCGGCGTGGTACCCCGAGCGACGCTTCGACGACCTCACCCATCTCCGCACGGACCGGATCCCGTTCGCCCAGATCGCCCAGCCGCCCGGCTTCTACCGTGACGCGCCAGCCGTCGACGCTCCAGCCGGCCCTGTCTATCTCGCCGGCGATCACACCCGGTGGTCGTCGATCCACGGCGCGATGGACAGCGGCCGCGCGGCCGCCCGCGCGGTGCTCGACTCAGAGTAGCTCTCGAAACTCGCCAAGCGACGGAAATTCGAGTGTCTCGTCCCGATCCTCGTCACGAACCACCGGTCGAAATCGCTCGATGTCGGTGACCAGCGGCGAGCGTTCGAGCGTTTTGTGACCGTGACCGCCGTTGACAGCGACACCGCTCGCGAGTCGGGTGAACGCCGGGAGCACGAGCACGTCCGCACCGTGGTAGATACCCTCGCCGAGGAGATAGCAGGGCCAGTCGTCACCCTCGATGGTGATCTTCGGGTGGTCGTGACCGACGACGTACCGCTCGGCCTCGCGATCGGGTGGCTCGTGGCCGTGAAGGATCGTCGTCTCTCCCGCCGAGAACGCGGTCGGGGTCGGACCGTCCCACACCCCATCGAGCATCGTATCGTGATTGCCTGGAGTGACGACCAGCCGTGCGCCGGCGTTCTCGACGACGGCTTCGACCTCCCGAAACGCCTCGCGCGCCGCGGTCGGAACGTGCGAAAAGGCGTGGAGCACGTCGCCGGCGAGGACGACCGTCGTGGGCAAAAATCGATCACACAGCCCGTCGATGCGGGGCGGAACGTCTTCTTCCGAGAGCGGCAGCTCGATGTCCGCGCTCGCCCCGCGCCCAAGGTGGAGATCCGCGAGCACGAGCGTATCGCTCTCGGGGAGATAGATCGCCCGGTCGGCGAACGCTGCCTCCATCGCTGTCGTCTGGGGACGCGAGACGGATAGCCGCACCGAACGGACGCGACTCGTCACCAGCCTTCATTGTGTTTTTATTATAATTGTGGGTGTGTCTCGTACTGTGATGGAACACGACCCGTTCGGTCGCGCCATCCGCGACTACCACCGCGGCGAACAGGACGAAGCACTCGTCGACCGCGACGGAGCGGAAACTCGCGAGCATCCGATCGAGGAGTTCTATTTCGGCGCGTTCGAACCCGAAAGCGAGAGTGGGGCGTGGCTCACGTCCTGGCTCGACGGTCCGTTGCTCGATATGGGCGCGGGTGCGGGTCGTGATACGCTCTACTTCCAGGAGCACTTCGAGACAGTTGCCATCGAACCATCGGCGTCTCTCGTCGAGACGATGCGCGATCGCGGCGTTCGGGACGCCCGTGTCGGGGACATGTTCACCCTCCGCGAGTCGTTCGAACGCGACCGATTTCAGTCGGCGCTCGCCATCGGGACCCAGATGGGGCTCGCGGGATCGATGCAGGGATTGAGACGGTTTCTCGGTAACCTCGCGTTCGTGACGACGCCGGACGCGAGCGCGGTGCTCGATGGGTACGATCCGAGCCACGAGAGCGAGGACCTGATCGGCTACCGCGCCGACCCGACACCGGGGTTGGCCCACCGGGTGCTGCACTTCGAGTACGACGGTGACGTCGGCGAAACACTGCACTTCCGCCTGTTCAGTCCCGATCGGGTCCGTGAGGCGGCCGTCGGTACTGGCTGGGCAGTAGTCGAGTGCAGAAGCGACGCCGGTTACTACCGGCTGGCGTTGACGAAAGCCTGATCCGGGGTGTGGTTCGCCCGATAGCGACATCTGTCGAGTCGGAGGCGGTGCTCTCGATCGGGTTGACGTGACTACCCGGCGTGTTCTTTCGCAGTCGTGTACGCCTCGCGCACCCGACGGAACTCCTCGTGATCGCCGCCGTGATCCGGATGGACCTGCTTCACTTTCTCGCGGTAGGCCGTCTTGACCTCCGCGACGCTCGCGCCTGCCGGGAGGCCGAGTACCCCGAAGGCGGCGCTCGCAGGGTCGACTCCGGTTCCCTCGTCGAGTGCGAGATCGGGGGTGTCGAACGGCAGTCGCGAGCCGAGATGAACACCGGGGAGTTCGTGCTCGACGAGAACGGCGTCCGTCGCCGCGCGCTGGATCCGGTAGTACGCCCGTGCGTCGAACGTGATCGCGACGTCACGTTTCGGGAGGTAGAACGCGACCGACTGGCCACAGACCGGATGCTCCTCGGCAAACGGTTCGTCGATCGATCGGAGGTACTCGCGAATCTCGCGCCGGCGCTTCCTCTCCCCGGTGAGCCGCGTCGAACTCTGTACTGTGGTCGGGAACAGTCGCGCACCGACGACGAACACGCTTGCGACGACCACGAGGGAGGCGAGCGCGAGGGCACCGCCGAGAACCAGCCACTCGGACAGCGGGGCGGTCACCTCTTCGAACACGTGCCGCGGTAGGCGTCGCCAACTAATAAGCGACTCGACGGCGTGGGACGAAATCGTATGATCTATGCGCTCAGCCCGTAGTGACCCGGTTCGTCGCCGCTCGCGGGCTCGGCGAAACAGAGCGCGTCGGCGTTCGTGACCATCCACGGGATCGCCCAGTCGAGCAGCACGTCCTCGGTCTCGACATCGAGTTCGGCGTCGGGATCGAGCCCCTGCAGGAGGCGTGCGATCTCGTAGACGGTGTACATCGTCTCGGAATCGAGCACTTCGTCGGGGGCGCGGAACTCGAAGGGGCGCACGCGATCGAACGACGACTTCGGTCGGGGCATACGGTCGCTACGCCGAACTGGCCTAAATCCTCGGCGGTGTGGTCGTGCTCGGAACGGTGCTGATGGCTGGACGGTCGGTTCGGCCTCGTGTCCGGAGCTGTGGCTGGGCGGTTGAGCGCACAAAAATCGTGAGTTCGGGAACTACTCGTGGTTCGACGTGGTCTTTGCGAAGTTGTCCGCGGCGGCGTCCCAGTCGACGACCTCGAAGAAGGCGTCGACGAAGCTGCCACGGTCGGGACCGTAGTCGTAGTAGTACGAGTGCTCCCAGACGTCGAGCGCGAGCACGGGATGGGCTCCCCAGAGCGCGCCCTCGTCGTGGTTGTCGACCGCTACGTTCCGCAGCTGGTTGGCAACCGGATCGTAGACGAGCAGCGCCCAGCCCGAGGCGGCCGACGCGGCGGCCTCGAACTCGCCCTTCCAGCCCTCGTAGGAGCCGAAGTCCTCCTCGATGCGGTCGGCGAGCTCTCCCGAGGGTTCGCCGCCGCCGTTGGGGCTCATGTTCTCCCAGAACATGGTGTGGAGGTAGTGCCCACAGCCGTTGTGAGTCACGTTGCCAAGTGCACCACCGGACGAGGAGAAATCGCCCGACTCACGGTTCTCGGCGAGCGTCTCCTCGGCGCTGTTGAGCCCGTTGACGTAGCCCTGATGGTGGGTGTCGTGATGCCACGTCAGTACCTGCTCGGAGATGTGCGGCTCGAGAGCGTCGTAGTCGTACGGAAGCGGTGGAAGCTCCGCGTTCGAGTGTTCGGACATGATCAAATCCTCCATTCGGTACATCGCCGCGATAGCTGTTAAAGGTTGAGGAACGGGTGGTACCACCCCACATGATTGTCCGCCAGTCGAAACAGACAACGGCGGTGGCGCGCGGGAGTGCGCCGCAGGCGCGCGACTCGCGCGAGGTCTGCGCGAGCGGTGGGCGGCGCGAGCCGAGCACGACCCGTGAACGAAGCGAGTGCAGGCTCGGCAAAGCGAAGCTCTGACGGTGGATGACGGAGCGGAGTGAGCGAAGCGAACGGAGCGGAGGAATCGGTTGGGGAGGTGTGTGGCGGTCGCGGTGCGGTTCTCATTCGAGTCGGAACTCGTGGTGGTGGGTCTACTCGTCAACAAAACTACCTTGTTCCGGCGTCATCCGCTACTGATTTCCGACGGTCCCGTTCGCTTTCCGTCGGTCAGTCGTCGCCGCGCGCCCGCTCGAACATCGCGATGGCCTCCTCGCGGCGCTCGCCGTGATCGCAGATCGGTGCGGGGTACTCGGGCGCGAGATCCTCACGTTCCTCGTCGTCGAGTTCATGCCACGAGTGGATGGCCTCTGGGTCGACGCCGTCGAGTTCGGGAACATGCGTCGTGATGTACTCGGCGTCGGGGTCGTAGCGCTCGCCCTGGGTCATCGGATTGAACACGCGAAAGTACGGCTGGGCGTCCGTTCCGGTGGAGGCGGCCCACTGCCAGCCCCCGTTGTCGTTCGCGGTGTCGTGGTCGACGAGTCGCTCCCGGAAGTGGTCGTAGCCCGCACGCCAGTCGAGCCGGAGGTCTTTCGTGAGGAAGGAGGCGACGATCATCCGGACGCGGTTGTGCATGTACGCCTCCGCGCGGAGCTGGCGCATCCCGGCGTCGACGATGGGGTAGCCCGTCTCGCCCGCCTTCCACGCCGCGAGATCCTCGTTGTCCTCGCGCCACTCGATCTCGTTCGTGAAATCCTTGTAGTTCTGTGAGACGACGTTCGGGTTGTAGTAGGTGACTTGGGTGTAGAACTCCCGCCACGCGAGCTCCTCCCGGTAGGTCTCGACCGCCTCGTGCTCGGCCTCGCTCTCGGCTTCGTCCAGCGCTTCTGCGGTGCGTTCTACGACCTCTCGAATCCCGATGGTGCCGTACTTGAGATCCTGTGAGAGCCGCGATGTGCCCGAGCGTGCGGGGTACTCGCGCTCCTCGTCGTACTCGAAGATCGGCGATTCACAGAACCTATCGAGGCGCTCACGGGCCGCTCCAGTGCCCGCCGAGGGAAGGTTCGCGTCGGGTTCCTCGAACCCCAAGTCGTCGAGTTTGGGGAGTTCGTCGCCGACCACGTCGGCGAGCGCGTCGGCGTCGGGAGCCGGGACGGGATCGTCTTTCTCGCGGTCGAGCCACTTATCGCCGAAGTAGGAGAACACCGCGTAAGGATCGCCGTCGTTCGTGGTGATGGTGCCTGGCTCGTGATGCACCGCGTCGTGGAACGTCTCGTGCTCGACGCCCGCCTCGTCAAGCGCCGCACGGACCGCCCCGTCGCGTTCCTGGGCGAGGCCCGTGTAATCGTGGTTCCAGACCACCCCGTTGGCCCCGTGTTCCTCGGCGAGGTTCGGGAGTTCCTCGGCGGGGTCGCCGCGGGCAATCACGAGATCGCTGTCGCGCTCGCGATACCACTCACGGAGCCAGGCGAGCGCGTCGCGCAGAAACGCCATCCGTGGTGGGGCGGCGTGCTCCAGTACGCTGGGGTCGAAGACGAACACCGGGAGAACGGGACCATCGTCGGCGGCCGCGGCGAGCGCACGGTTGTCCGCCGCGCGGAGGTCGCGCCGGTGCCAGTGAAGTCGCATACTCGGGACAGGAACGGGTGCTCCCTAAACCACCGGGTAGCGGTGCGCCGGATGTGTGATCGTGGGGGGAACGACGGTGTCCGGAATCAGCGGGGCCCCAACGGGCCCGCAGCGTTCACGGCAGCGCGGGCCGCACAGCCCCCGAACGGTTTTGCCGTTCCGAGACGTGTTTCGTGGATATGTCGGAGGACGAACGACAGCTCGCCGAGGACAGTCCACCACGGATGGTGCTCTGCCAACGCTGCAGTGAGGAGTTCGACTGGCGCAAGGACTCGTGTCCGCACTGCGGGTGGGAGAAAGCTGAGTGGACCGACGAAGGCCGGTACGGCCTCGCAAGATCGGACTGAACAGCGGCCGGAAAGCGACTCGCTGAGATGCGGTCGGCTCAGTCCGCCCCTTGGACACCGTTGCGCGCTTCGTTGAGTGCCGAACAGACGCTTCCCTGTCCGGTCGCGTTCGTCTTTGCTAGCCGCGCGCGGCGCTGGACGGGTTCGAACTCCGCGGTCGGAATCGTCTCGCCGTCGGGCGTCGCAAACAGCCGATCGGTCGAATCGGTCACCAGACCCACAGCGGTGGCTTTCCGGAGGTACTCGGCCATCGGCTCGGCCGGCACGGGAACGACGAGACCGCCGTCGGCGAGCGAGACGAGTGCCTGCTCGTCGTCGAGCGAAACGTCCGCGCGCCGGAGTTCGACGACCTGCTCGGGGTCGATACCGGCGTCGGTCAGCGCCTCGACTGCGCGGTACTGCCGCCCCATCCGTGCCTTCTCGTCGAGCGTTCGCCGCACGTCCGCGATGCCGTCCTCGGCGTCGGGGAAGGCGTCCTCGAAGGCCAGCCCCTCGTTCACGCCACGATTGATCTCGTCTTCGTGCATGTGGTCTTCGAGACGAACCGTACACTCCTCGACTCCCGACAGGTCCTCGATCTCGTCGCGCGCGCCGGTCGCCATCATCCACGCGAACGCGGGTGAACACCATGCCGTCGGGAGCACGAGTTCCACAGTCACGGACGATTCGTCGATGGCGAGGTCGTGGATGTAGTCGAGTTCGACGATCGACTCATCGAGTTCGGGATCGTCAACCCGATCGAGGCGCTCGGTCACGGTCGCGCGGGTCGGGCGGGCGCTCGTCGCCATCAGTCCGCGGCGGCCTCCCCGTACTGGTCGGCCATGTCGAACTCGTCGCTGAGTTCGTCGTCGCGGAGTTTCGCCTTCCGCTCCTCGATATCGATATCGTAGAGTTCGGCGGCGTTCTCGCCGATGATCTTCTTTTTCACGTCGTGAGTGAGTTCGACGCCGAACTCGTCGCGCTGGTCCTGGGTGAGTTCGGCCTCCATCACCGCCTCGACGACCCACTCGGGTTCCCAGAGCGCGTAGTCGCTCCCGAAGAGGAGGTTGTCCTCGCCGACCCAAAAGAGGAGTTCGCCCATGATCTCGCCGAACTTCCGCGGGCGTGCGTGCGCCATCGGCGCGACGACCGCCAGCCCGCCATAGACGTTGGTCTCCTGGGCCCCGATGTGGGCGAAGTCGTCGAACCGGGGGAAGCCGACGTGCTCGACGATGAAGTTGAGTTCCGGGAACGACGTCGCGGCGTCGTCCACGTCGGCCACGTCGAAGGCGTCACGATTCAGCGGCCGAATCGTCGGTCCCTTGTGTGCGTGGATGTTCGTGATTCCCAACTCGGCGCACTTTTCGAGGTACTCGAACGATTCCTCGGAATCGAGCCGCCAGCCCTTCGAGCCGTCCTTCCACTCGGCGGTGTAGAGTTTCACGCCTTGGATGTCGTGTTCGTCCTTCTGGCGTTCGAGTTCTTCGAGCCCTGCCTCGCCCTCGCGCGGGTCGAACCGTCCGTTGAGCACGAACCGTTCGGGGTACTCCTCCGTGAGGTGGGCGTTGTCCTCGATGGTGTTGAACCCGTCCTCGTAGAACTCGCTGAGGTAGGTCGGCTGGAAGATGCCCATGTCCGCGTGGCCGTCCCGAAAGAGGTCCTCGATCATCCGATCGGCGCTGTACTTGCGGTACTCGTCCATGTCCCAGAGGCGCTCCTCCGGCGTGAACGCCGAGTGGTAGTCGTAGAAACACTGAATGAACTGTTCGCCGCCTTCGTGGATGATGTTCTCCTCGCTTGCATCCCAGTGATGGATGTGCGAATCGATAACGAACACGTCCTCTCCGTCGTGCCGGTACATGACGCATGATGAGTGGTCACACGAAACAATATATCTTTGCCAATTTTTCGGCATAATTGGCCGCAACTCCGTTCGGACGGACTGCGTGGCCGGCTGACGTCACAGACAGCGGTCACGAACACTTTTGCCGACGACTGGAGTACTGGTGTGTGCTACCATGAAGGCAGCCAGACTCCACGAGTACACCGACGAGATGGACGACGCACTCTCGATCGACGACGTCGACGCACCACAGGTGAACCAGGCCGATCACGTGGTCGTCGACATCGAAGGCGCGGGCTGGTGCCAGACGGACAACCACGTCATCGAGGGGATGTGGGAGCAGTACATGCCCCAGGACCTCCCGATGACGCTCGGCCACGAGAACGCCGGCACAGTAGTCGCGGTCGGCGACGGCGTCTCGGTCGTCGCGGAGGGCGACCAGGTGATCTGTCATCCGGTGATGACCTGCGGGACCTGCCGTCCGTGCCGACTCGGCGAGGACATGTACTGCGAGAACGTCGCCTTTCCAGGGCTCTCGACCGACGGTGGGTTCGCCGAATCCCTCCTCACCAACGAACGCGCCGTCATCCCGCTGCCCGATGGCGTCGATACGACCGACATCGCGCCCCACGCCGACGCGGGTATCACGGCCTACCACGCGGTGAAAAAGGCCGCCCGTGAACTGAACCCGGGCGATCACGCGGTCGTCGTCGGCATCGGGGGGCTCGGCCACATCGGGCTCCAGTGTCTCGACGCGATGAGCGCCACTACCATCACCGCGGTCGATCTCAAAGACAGCGCGCTCGATCTGGCGACCGACCTCGGGGCCCATCACACCGTGAACCCCGACTCGACGGACGTTGCGGGCGAGATCGAATCGATCACCGACGACGTCGGCGCGCAGCAAGTGCTCGACTTCGTCGGCAGCGACGCGACCACCGCGCTCGCGCCCGATGTCGTCGCCGCCGGTGGCGACCACCACGTCGTCGGCTACGGCGGCCACGTCCATGAACCCGCCCAGGCGCTCGTCAACGGCGAATTCAGCTATCGCGGCACGC is a window encoding:
- a CDS encoding J domain-containing protein; the encoded protein is MFEEVTAPLSEWLVLGGALALASLVVVASVFVVGARLFPTTVQSSTRLTGERKRRREIREYLRSIDEPFAEEHPVCGQSVAFYLPKRDVAITFDARAYYRIQRAATDAVLVEHELPGVHLGSRLPFDTPDLALDEGTGVDPASAAFGVLGLPAGASVAEVKTAYREKVKQVHPDHGGDHEEFRRVREAYTTAKEHAG
- a CDS encoding NAD(P)-dependent alcohol dehydrogenase, with translation MKAARLHEYTDEMDDALSIDDVDAPQVNQADHVVVDIEGAGWCQTDNHVIEGMWEQYMPQDLPMTLGHENAGTVVAVGDGVSVVAEGDQVICHPVMTCGTCRPCRLGEDMYCENVAFPGLSTDGGFAESLLTNERAVIPLPDGVDTTDIAPHADAGITAYHAVKKAARELNPGDHAVVVGIGGLGHIGLQCLDAMSATTITAVDLKDSALDLATDLGAHHTVNPDSTDVAGEIESITDDVGAQQVLDFVGSDATTALAPDVVAAGGDHHVVGYGGHVHEPAQALVNGEFSYRGTLVGQYTELQELVALVERGDVDLRTSRYGLDEINDVAAKLEHGEIEGRAVITP
- a CDS encoding cryptochrome/photolyase family protein; the protein is MRLHWHRRDLRAADNRALAAAADDGPVLPVFVFDPSVLEHAAPPRMAFLRDALAWLREWYRERDSDLVIARGDPAEELPNLAEEHGANGVVWNHDYTGLAQERDGAVRAALDEAGVEHETFHDAVHHEPGTITTNDGDPYAVFSYFGDKWLDREKDDPVPAPDADALADVVGDELPKLDDLGFEEPDANLPSAGTGAARERLDRFCESPIFEYDEEREYPARSGTSRLSQDLKYGTIGIREVVERTAEALDEAESEAEHEAVETYREELAWREFYTQVTYYNPNVVSQNYKDFTNEIEWREDNEDLAAWKAGETGYPIVDAGMRQLRAEAYMHNRVRMIVASFLTKDLRLDWRAGYDHFRERLVDHDTANDNGGWQWAASTGTDAQPYFRVFNPMTQGERYDPDAEYITTHVPELDGVDPEAIHSWHELDDEEREDLAPEYPAPICDHGERREEAIAMFERARGDD
- a CDS encoding amidohydrolase family protein encodes the protein MYRHDGEDVFVIDSHIHHWDASEENIIHEGGEQFIQCFYDYHSAFTPEERLWDMDEYRKYSADRMIEDLFRDGHADMGIFQPTYLSEFYEDGFNTIEDNAHLTEEYPERFVLNGRFDPREGEAGLEELERQKDEHDIQGVKLYTAEWKDGSKGWRLDSEESFEYLEKCAELGITNIHAHKGPTIRPLNRDAFDVADVDDAATSFPELNFIVEHVGFPRFDDFAHIGAQETNVYGGLAVVAPMAHARPRKFGEIMGELLFWVGEDNLLFGSDYALWEPEWVVEAVMEAELTQDQRDEFGVELTHDVKKKIIGENAAELYDIDIEERKAKLRDDELSDEFDMADQYGEAAAD
- the sod gene encoding superoxide dismutase, with the protein product MSEHSNAELPPLPYDYDALEPHISEQVLTWHHDTHHQGYVNGLNSAEETLAENRESGDFSSSGGALGNVTHNGCGHYLHTMFWENMSPNGGGEPSGELADRIEEDFGSYEGWKGEFEAAASAASGWALLVYDPVANQLRNVAVDNHDEGALWGAHPVLALDVWEHSYYYDYGPDRGSFVDAFFEVVDWDAAADNFAKTTSNHE
- a CDS encoding DUF5827 family protein, with protein sequence MPRPKSSFDRVRPFEFRAPDEVLDSETMYTVYEIARLLQGLDPDAELDVETEDVLLDWAIPWMVTNADALCFAEPASGDEPGHYGLSA
- a CDS encoding iron-sulfur cluster assembly protein is translated as MATSARPTRATVTERLDRVDDPELDESIVELDYIHDLAIDESSVTVELVLPTAWCSPAFAWMMATGARDEIEDLSGVEECTVRLEDHMHEDEINRGVNEGLAFEDAFPDAEDGIADVRRTLDEKARMGRQYRAVEALTDAGIDPEQVVELRRADVSLDDEQALVSLADGGLVVPVPAEPMAEYLRKATAVGLVTDSTDRLFATPDGETIPTAEFEPVQRRARLAKTNATGQGSVCSALNEARNGVQGAD
- a CDS encoding metallophosphoesterase, producing the protein MEAAFADRAIYLPESDTLVLADLHLGRGASADIELPLSEEDVPPRIDGLCDRFLPTTVVLAGDVLHAFSHVPTAAREAFREVEAVVENAGARLVVTPGNHDTMLDGVWDGPTPTAFSAGETTILHGHEPPDREAERYVVGHDHPKITIEGDDWPCYLLGEGIYHGADVLVLPAFTRLASGVAVNGGHGHKTLERSPLVTDIERFRPVVRDEDRDETLEFPSLGEFRELL